In one Meles meles chromosome 17, mMelMel3.1 paternal haplotype, whole genome shotgun sequence genomic region, the following are encoded:
- the FCGR2B gene encoding low affinity immunoglobulin gamma Fc region receptor II-b isoform X1 — protein sequence MSRESEVKSQTGRKYLQVISGKEHPVCCPHLAEVQRNKMPCPRPQSGKEFVRPLGYNLSSLKRNLCLPPWCCWSQREPQSMRIPSYLPTPAAASDWANCVPCQPLGDMLLWTALLFLAPVAGTPAGLPKAVLDLEPPWVNVLQEDHVTLKCQGAHTAADHVTQWFHNGSSIPTLVKSNYSFKAKKQDSGEYRCQTDQTSLSDPVHLDVTSDWLLLQTRRLVFQIGDPIVLRCHSWQNRYLYKITFYQDGKSKQYSSLNSTFVIPEANLSHSGDYHCTGMIGQMLRLSQPVAITVQESNWSDSSVMTAVMAAVAGSAAVAILVAAVVWFHLRQKQTSAPLGSPKHREMGEPLPEEPANVTDTEEAAKIEAENTITYSLLMHPEEEAEADYQNQI from the exons ATGTCAAGAGAATCAGAAGTCAAGTCACAGaccgggagaaaatatttgcaagtcatatctGGTAAAGAGCATCCTGTCTGTTGCCCTCATCTTGCTGAGGTCCAGAGAAACAAAATGCCTTGTCCAAGACCACAGAGTGGCAAAG AATTTGTCCGTCCTCTCGGGTACAATCTGTCAAGTCTCAAGAGaaacctctgcctgccaccctggtGCTGCTGGAGCCAACGTGAGCCACAGTCGATGCGGATTCCCTCgtacctccccacccctgctgctgCTAGTGACTGGGCCAATTGTGTGCCCTGCCAGCCTTTGGGTGACATGCTGCTGTGGACAGCTCTGCTATTTCTGG CTCCAGTTGCTGGGACACCTG cAGGTCTCCCGAAGGCTGTGCTGGACCTCGAGCCCCCATGGGTCAATGTGCTCCAGGAGGATCACGTGACCCTGAAGTGTCAGGGGGCCCACACCGCTGCAGACCACGTCACCCAGTGGTTCCATAATGGGAGCTCCATCCCAACCCTGGTCAAGTCCAACTACAGCTTTAAGGCCAAAAAACAGGACAGTGGGGAGTACAGGTGCCAGACCGACCAGACCAGCCTCAGTGACCCTGTGCATCTGGACGTGACTTCCG ACTGGCTGCTGCTCCAGACCCGGCGCCTGGTGTTCCAGATAGGGGACCCCATCGTGCTGAGGTGCCACAGCTGGCAGAACCGGTATCTGTACAAGATCACCTTCTACCAGGACGGAAAATCCAAGCAGTACTCCTCTCTGAATTCCACATTCGTCATCCCGGAAGCCAACCTCAGTCACAGCGGTGACTACCACTGCACGGGAATGATAGGCCAGATGCTGCGCCTCTCACAGCCTGTGGCCATCACCGTCCAAG AGTCTAACTGGAGCGACTCCTCGGTGATGACGGCGGTCATGGCTGCAGTTGCTGGCTCTGCCGCAGTGGCCATCCTCGTGGCTGCTGTGGTCTGGTTCCACCTCAGGCAAAAGCAAACTTCAG CTCCCCTAGGAAGCCCCAAGCACAGGGAAATGGGAGAGCCCCTCCCTGAGGAACCAG CCAATGTCACTGACACCGAAGAGGCTGCCAAAATTGAG GCTGAGAATACCATCACCTACTCACTTCTCATGCACccggaggaagaggcagaggcagattACCAGAACCAAATTTAG
- the FCGR2B gene encoding low affinity immunoglobulin gamma Fc region receptor II-b isoform X2, giving the protein MSRESEVKSQTGRKYLQVISGKEHPVCCPHLAEVQRNKMPCPRPQSGKEFVRPLGYNLSSLKRNLCLPPWCCWSQREPQSMRIPSYLPTPAAASDWANCVPCQPLGDMLLWTALLFLAPVAGTPGLPKAVLDLEPPWVNVLQEDHVTLKCQGAHTAADHVTQWFHNGSSIPTLVKSNYSFKAKKQDSGEYRCQTDQTSLSDPVHLDVTSDWLLLQTRRLVFQIGDPIVLRCHSWQNRYLYKITFYQDGKSKQYSSLNSTFVIPEANLSHSGDYHCTGMIGQMLRLSQPVAITVQESNWSDSSVMTAVMAAVAGSAAVAILVAAVVWFHLRQKQTSAPLGSPKHREMGEPLPEEPANVTDTEEAAKIEAENTITYSLLMHPEEEAEADYQNQI; this is encoded by the exons ATGTCAAGAGAATCAGAAGTCAAGTCACAGaccgggagaaaatatttgcaagtcatatctGGTAAAGAGCATCCTGTCTGTTGCCCTCATCTTGCTGAGGTCCAGAGAAACAAAATGCCTTGTCCAAGACCACAGAGTGGCAAAG AATTTGTCCGTCCTCTCGGGTACAATCTGTCAAGTCTCAAGAGaaacctctgcctgccaccctggtGCTGCTGGAGCCAACGTGAGCCACAGTCGATGCGGATTCCCTCgtacctccccacccctgctgctgCTAGTGACTGGGCCAATTGTGTGCCCTGCCAGCCTTTGGGTGACATGCTGCTGTGGACAGCTCTGCTATTTCTGG CTCCAGTTGCTGGGACACCTG GTCTCCCGAAGGCTGTGCTGGACCTCGAGCCCCCATGGGTCAATGTGCTCCAGGAGGATCACGTGACCCTGAAGTGTCAGGGGGCCCACACCGCTGCAGACCACGTCACCCAGTGGTTCCATAATGGGAGCTCCATCCCAACCCTGGTCAAGTCCAACTACAGCTTTAAGGCCAAAAAACAGGACAGTGGGGAGTACAGGTGCCAGACCGACCAGACCAGCCTCAGTGACCCTGTGCATCTGGACGTGACTTCCG ACTGGCTGCTGCTCCAGACCCGGCGCCTGGTGTTCCAGATAGGGGACCCCATCGTGCTGAGGTGCCACAGCTGGCAGAACCGGTATCTGTACAAGATCACCTTCTACCAGGACGGAAAATCCAAGCAGTACTCCTCTCTGAATTCCACATTCGTCATCCCGGAAGCCAACCTCAGTCACAGCGGTGACTACCACTGCACGGGAATGATAGGCCAGATGCTGCGCCTCTCACAGCCTGTGGCCATCACCGTCCAAG AGTCTAACTGGAGCGACTCCTCGGTGATGACGGCGGTCATGGCTGCAGTTGCTGGCTCTGCCGCAGTGGCCATCCTCGTGGCTGCTGTGGTCTGGTTCCACCTCAGGCAAAAGCAAACTTCAG CTCCCCTAGGAAGCCCCAAGCACAGGGAAATGGGAGAGCCCCTCCCTGAGGAACCAG CCAATGTCACTGACACCGAAGAGGCTGCCAAAATTGAG GCTGAGAATACCATCACCTACTCACTTCTCATGCACccggaggaagaggcagaggcagattACCAGAACCAAATTTAG
- the FCGR2B gene encoding low affinity immunoglobulin gamma Fc region receptor II-b isoform X4, giving the protein MSRESEVKSQTGRKYLQVISGKEHPVCCPHLAEVQRNKMPCPRPQSGKEFVRPLGYNLSSLKRNLCLPPWCCWSQREPQSMRIPSYLPTPAAASDWANCVPCQPLGDMLLWTALLFLAPVAGTPGLPKAVLDLEPPWVNVLQEDHVTLKCQGAHTAADHVTQWFHNGSSIPTLVKSNYSFKAKKQDSGEYRCQTDQTSLSDPVHLDVTSDWLLLQTRRLVFQIGDPIVLRCHSWQNRYLYKITFYQDGKSKQYSSLNSTFVIPEANLSHSGDYHCTGMIGQMLRLSQPVAITVQESNWSDSSVMTAVMAAVAGSAAVAILVAAVVWFHLRQKQTSANVTDTEEAAKIEAENTITYSLLMHPEEEAEADYQNQI; this is encoded by the exons ATGTCAAGAGAATCAGAAGTCAAGTCACAGaccgggagaaaatatttgcaagtcatatctGGTAAAGAGCATCCTGTCTGTTGCCCTCATCTTGCTGAGGTCCAGAGAAACAAAATGCCTTGTCCAAGACCACAGAGTGGCAAAG AATTTGTCCGTCCTCTCGGGTACAATCTGTCAAGTCTCAAGAGaaacctctgcctgccaccctggtGCTGCTGGAGCCAACGTGAGCCACAGTCGATGCGGATTCCCTCgtacctccccacccctgctgctgCTAGTGACTGGGCCAATTGTGTGCCCTGCCAGCCTTTGGGTGACATGCTGCTGTGGACAGCTCTGCTATTTCTGG CTCCAGTTGCTGGGACACCTG GTCTCCCGAAGGCTGTGCTGGACCTCGAGCCCCCATGGGTCAATGTGCTCCAGGAGGATCACGTGACCCTGAAGTGTCAGGGGGCCCACACCGCTGCAGACCACGTCACCCAGTGGTTCCATAATGGGAGCTCCATCCCAACCCTGGTCAAGTCCAACTACAGCTTTAAGGCCAAAAAACAGGACAGTGGGGAGTACAGGTGCCAGACCGACCAGACCAGCCTCAGTGACCCTGTGCATCTGGACGTGACTTCCG ACTGGCTGCTGCTCCAGACCCGGCGCCTGGTGTTCCAGATAGGGGACCCCATCGTGCTGAGGTGCCACAGCTGGCAGAACCGGTATCTGTACAAGATCACCTTCTACCAGGACGGAAAATCCAAGCAGTACTCCTCTCTGAATTCCACATTCGTCATCCCGGAAGCCAACCTCAGTCACAGCGGTGACTACCACTGCACGGGAATGATAGGCCAGATGCTGCGCCTCTCACAGCCTGTGGCCATCACCGTCCAAG AGTCTAACTGGAGCGACTCCTCGGTGATGACGGCGGTCATGGCTGCAGTTGCTGGCTCTGCCGCAGTGGCCATCCTCGTGGCTGCTGTGGTCTGGTTCCACCTCAGGCAAAAGCAAACTTCAG CCAATGTCACTGACACCGAAGAGGCTGCCAAAATTGAG GCTGAGAATACCATCACCTACTCACTTCTCATGCACccggaggaagaggcagaggcagattACCAGAACCAAATTTAG
- the FCGR2B gene encoding low affinity immunoglobulin gamma Fc region receptor II-b isoform X3, which produces MSRESEVKSQTGRKYLQVISGKEHPVCCPHLAEVQRNKMPCPRPQSGKEFVRPLGYNLSSLKRNLCLPPWCCWSQREPQSMRIPSYLPTPAAASDWANCVPCQPLGDMLLWTALLFLAPVAGTPAGLPKAVLDLEPPWVNVLQEDHVTLKCQGAHTAADHVTQWFHNGSSIPTLVKSNYSFKAKKQDSGEYRCQTDQTSLSDPVHLDVTSDWLLLQTRRLVFQIGDPIVLRCHSWQNRYLYKITFYQDGKSKQYSSLNSTFVIPEANLSHSGDYHCTGMIGQMLRLSQPVAITVQESNWSDSSVMTAVMAAVAGSAAVAILVAAVVWFHLRQKQTSANVTDTEEAAKIEAENTITYSLLMHPEEEAEADYQNQI; this is translated from the exons ATGTCAAGAGAATCAGAAGTCAAGTCACAGaccgggagaaaatatttgcaagtcatatctGGTAAAGAGCATCCTGTCTGTTGCCCTCATCTTGCTGAGGTCCAGAGAAACAAAATGCCTTGTCCAAGACCACAGAGTGGCAAAG AATTTGTCCGTCCTCTCGGGTACAATCTGTCAAGTCTCAAGAGaaacctctgcctgccaccctggtGCTGCTGGAGCCAACGTGAGCCACAGTCGATGCGGATTCCCTCgtacctccccacccctgctgctgCTAGTGACTGGGCCAATTGTGTGCCCTGCCAGCCTTTGGGTGACATGCTGCTGTGGACAGCTCTGCTATTTCTGG CTCCAGTTGCTGGGACACCTG cAGGTCTCCCGAAGGCTGTGCTGGACCTCGAGCCCCCATGGGTCAATGTGCTCCAGGAGGATCACGTGACCCTGAAGTGTCAGGGGGCCCACACCGCTGCAGACCACGTCACCCAGTGGTTCCATAATGGGAGCTCCATCCCAACCCTGGTCAAGTCCAACTACAGCTTTAAGGCCAAAAAACAGGACAGTGGGGAGTACAGGTGCCAGACCGACCAGACCAGCCTCAGTGACCCTGTGCATCTGGACGTGACTTCCG ACTGGCTGCTGCTCCAGACCCGGCGCCTGGTGTTCCAGATAGGGGACCCCATCGTGCTGAGGTGCCACAGCTGGCAGAACCGGTATCTGTACAAGATCACCTTCTACCAGGACGGAAAATCCAAGCAGTACTCCTCTCTGAATTCCACATTCGTCATCCCGGAAGCCAACCTCAGTCACAGCGGTGACTACCACTGCACGGGAATGATAGGCCAGATGCTGCGCCTCTCACAGCCTGTGGCCATCACCGTCCAAG AGTCTAACTGGAGCGACTCCTCGGTGATGACGGCGGTCATGGCTGCAGTTGCTGGCTCTGCCGCAGTGGCCATCCTCGTGGCTGCTGTGGTCTGGTTCCACCTCAGGCAAAAGCAAACTTCAG CCAATGTCACTGACACCGAAGAGGCTGCCAAAATTGAG GCTGAGAATACCATCACCTACTCACTTCTCATGCACccggaggaagaggcagaggcagattACCAGAACCAAATTTAG
- the FCGR2B gene encoding low affinity immunoglobulin gamma Fc region receptor II-b isoform X5 — MSRESEVKSQTGRKYLQVISGKEHPVCCPHLAEVQRNKMPCPRPQSGKEFVRPLGYNLSSLKRNLCLPPWCCWSQREPQSMRIPSYLPTPAAASDWANCVPCQPLGDMLLWTALLFLAPVAGTPAGLPKAVLDLEPPWVNVLQEDHVTLKCQGAHTAADHVTQWFHNGSSIPTLVKSNYSFKAKKQDSGEYRCQTDQTSLSDPVHLDVTSDWLLLQTRRLVFQIGDPIVLRCHSWQNRYLYKITFYQDGKSKQYSSLNSTFVIPEANLSHSGDYHCTGMIGQMLRLSQPVAITVQESNWSDSSVMTAVMAAVAGSAAVAILVAAVVWFHLRQKQTSDGCPEELRLLERGSFGLVPP, encoded by the exons ATGTCAAGAGAATCAGAAGTCAAGTCACAGaccgggagaaaatatttgcaagtcatatctGGTAAAGAGCATCCTGTCTGTTGCCCTCATCTTGCTGAGGTCCAGAGAAACAAAATGCCTTGTCCAAGACCACAGAGTGGCAAAG AATTTGTCCGTCCTCTCGGGTACAATCTGTCAAGTCTCAAGAGaaacctctgcctgccaccctggtGCTGCTGGAGCCAACGTGAGCCACAGTCGATGCGGATTCCCTCgtacctccccacccctgctgctgCTAGTGACTGGGCCAATTGTGTGCCCTGCCAGCCTTTGGGTGACATGCTGCTGTGGACAGCTCTGCTATTTCTGG CTCCAGTTGCTGGGACACCTG cAGGTCTCCCGAAGGCTGTGCTGGACCTCGAGCCCCCATGGGTCAATGTGCTCCAGGAGGATCACGTGACCCTGAAGTGTCAGGGGGCCCACACCGCTGCAGACCACGTCACCCAGTGGTTCCATAATGGGAGCTCCATCCCAACCCTGGTCAAGTCCAACTACAGCTTTAAGGCCAAAAAACAGGACAGTGGGGAGTACAGGTGCCAGACCGACCAGACCAGCCTCAGTGACCCTGTGCATCTGGACGTGACTTCCG ACTGGCTGCTGCTCCAGACCCGGCGCCTGGTGTTCCAGATAGGGGACCCCATCGTGCTGAGGTGCCACAGCTGGCAGAACCGGTATCTGTACAAGATCACCTTCTACCAGGACGGAAAATCCAAGCAGTACTCCTCTCTGAATTCCACATTCGTCATCCCGGAAGCCAACCTCAGTCACAGCGGTGACTACCACTGCACGGGAATGATAGGCCAGATGCTGCGCCTCTCACAGCCTGTGGCCATCACCGTCCAAG AGTCTAACTGGAGCGACTCCTCGGTGATGACGGCGGTCATGGCTGCAGTTGCTGGCTCTGCCGCAGTGGCCATCCTCGTGGCTGCTGTGGTCTGGTTCCACCTCAGGCAAAAGCAAACTTCAG ACGGGTGCCCTGAAGAACTCCGACTCTTGGAACGCGGCTCCTTCGGTCTTGTACCACcctga
- the FCGR2B gene encoding low affinity immunoglobulin gamma Fc region receptor II-b isoform X6, with product MSRESEVKSQTGRKYLQVISGKEHPVCCPHLAEVQRNKMPCPRPQSGKEFVRPLGYNLSSLKRNLCLPPWCCWSQREPQSMRIPSYLPTPAAASDWANCVPCQPLGDMLLWTALLFLAPVAGTPAGLPKAVLDLEPPWVNVLQEDHVTLKCQGAHTAADHVTQWFHNGSSIPTLVKSNYSFKAKKQDSGEYRCQTDQTSLSDPVHLDVTSDWLLLQTRRLVFQIGDPIVLRCHSWQNRYLYKITFYQDGKSKQYSSLNSTFVIPEANLSHSGDYHCTGMIGQMLRLSQPVAITVQANVTDTEEAAKIEAENTITYSLLMHPEEEAEADYQNQI from the exons ATGTCAAGAGAATCAGAAGTCAAGTCACAGaccgggagaaaatatttgcaagtcatatctGGTAAAGAGCATCCTGTCTGTTGCCCTCATCTTGCTGAGGTCCAGAGAAACAAAATGCCTTGTCCAAGACCACAGAGTGGCAAAG AATTTGTCCGTCCTCTCGGGTACAATCTGTCAAGTCTCAAGAGaaacctctgcctgccaccctggtGCTGCTGGAGCCAACGTGAGCCACAGTCGATGCGGATTCCCTCgtacctccccacccctgctgctgCTAGTGACTGGGCCAATTGTGTGCCCTGCCAGCCTTTGGGTGACATGCTGCTGTGGACAGCTCTGCTATTTCTGG CTCCAGTTGCTGGGACACCTG cAGGTCTCCCGAAGGCTGTGCTGGACCTCGAGCCCCCATGGGTCAATGTGCTCCAGGAGGATCACGTGACCCTGAAGTGTCAGGGGGCCCACACCGCTGCAGACCACGTCACCCAGTGGTTCCATAATGGGAGCTCCATCCCAACCCTGGTCAAGTCCAACTACAGCTTTAAGGCCAAAAAACAGGACAGTGGGGAGTACAGGTGCCAGACCGACCAGACCAGCCTCAGTGACCCTGTGCATCTGGACGTGACTTCCG ACTGGCTGCTGCTCCAGACCCGGCGCCTGGTGTTCCAGATAGGGGACCCCATCGTGCTGAGGTGCCACAGCTGGCAGAACCGGTATCTGTACAAGATCACCTTCTACCAGGACGGAAAATCCAAGCAGTACTCCTCTCTGAATTCCACATTCGTCATCCCGGAAGCCAACCTCAGTCACAGCGGTGACTACCACTGCACGGGAATGATAGGCCAGATGCTGCGCCTCTCACAGCCTGTGGCCATCACCGTCCAAG CCAATGTCACTGACACCGAAGAGGCTGCCAAAATTGAG GCTGAGAATACCATCACCTACTCACTTCTCATGCACccggaggaagaggcagaggcagattACCAGAACCAAATTTAG
- the FCGR2B gene encoding low affinity immunoglobulin gamma Fc region receptor II-b isoform X7, with protein sequence MRIPSYLPTPAAASDWANCVPCQPLGDMLLWTALLFLAPVAGTPAGLPKAVLDLEPPWVNVLQEDHVTLKCQGAHTAADHVTQWFHNGSSIPTLVKSNYSFKAKKQDSGEYRCQTDQTSLSDPVHLDVTSDWLLLQTRRLVFQIGDPIVLRCHSWQNRYLYKITFYQDGKSKQYSSLNSTFVIPEANLSHSGDYHCTGMIGQMLRLSQPVAITVQESNWSDSSVMTAVMAAVAGSAAVAILVAAVVWFHLRQKQTSAPLGSPKHREMGEPLPEEPANVTDTEEAAKIEAENTITYSLLMHPEEEAEADYQNQI encoded by the exons ATGCGGATTCCCTCgtacctccccacccctgctgctgCTAGTGACTGGGCCAATTGTGTGCCCTGCCAGCCTTTGGGTGACATGCTGCTGTGGACAGCTCTGCTATTTCTGG CTCCAGTTGCTGGGACACCTG cAGGTCTCCCGAAGGCTGTGCTGGACCTCGAGCCCCCATGGGTCAATGTGCTCCAGGAGGATCACGTGACCCTGAAGTGTCAGGGGGCCCACACCGCTGCAGACCACGTCACCCAGTGGTTCCATAATGGGAGCTCCATCCCAACCCTGGTCAAGTCCAACTACAGCTTTAAGGCCAAAAAACAGGACAGTGGGGAGTACAGGTGCCAGACCGACCAGACCAGCCTCAGTGACCCTGTGCATCTGGACGTGACTTCCG ACTGGCTGCTGCTCCAGACCCGGCGCCTGGTGTTCCAGATAGGGGACCCCATCGTGCTGAGGTGCCACAGCTGGCAGAACCGGTATCTGTACAAGATCACCTTCTACCAGGACGGAAAATCCAAGCAGTACTCCTCTCTGAATTCCACATTCGTCATCCCGGAAGCCAACCTCAGTCACAGCGGTGACTACCACTGCACGGGAATGATAGGCCAGATGCTGCGCCTCTCACAGCCTGTGGCCATCACCGTCCAAG AGTCTAACTGGAGCGACTCCTCGGTGATGACGGCGGTCATGGCTGCAGTTGCTGGCTCTGCCGCAGTGGCCATCCTCGTGGCTGCTGTGGTCTGGTTCCACCTCAGGCAAAAGCAAACTTCAG CTCCCCTAGGAAGCCCCAAGCACAGGGAAATGGGAGAGCCCCTCCCTGAGGAACCAG CCAATGTCACTGACACCGAAGAGGCTGCCAAAATTGAG GCTGAGAATACCATCACCTACTCACTTCTCATGCACccggaggaagaggcagaggcagattACCAGAACCAAATTTAG